A genomic window from Prunus persica cultivar Lovell chromosome G2, Prunus_persica_NCBIv2, whole genome shotgun sequence includes:
- the LOC18787449 gene encoding WAT1-related protein At2g39510, which translates to MSKSSMAQMINRAKPSVAVTLMQFGFAGMSIISKFALNRGMSQHVLVVYRHAVATVFIAPFAVVFDRKVRPKMTFSVLTKILLLGLLEPVIDQNLFYTGMKLTTATFTSAMCNVLPAFAFIMAWIFRLENINFRSLHSLAKILGTIVTVGGAMLMTLINGPMLNLPWTRRNIHQESTSATDHQDPIKGALMIGAGCFCWAGFVNLQAITLKSYPAELSLAAWICLMGTVQGTVVALGFEWDNPAAWSIHWDSKLLAAVYSGIICSGVAYYVQGLVMKERGPVFVTAFSPLSMIIVAVMSSFMLAEIMYLGRVIGAMVIVIGLYMVLWGKSKDQIPSESEKDDLVPPV; encoded by the exons ATGTCTAAGAGCTCTATGGCTCAGATGATCAATCGGGCGAAGCCGTCTGTGGCTGTCACTCTGATGCAATTTGGGTTTGCAGGAATGTCCATAATTTCAAAGTTTGCTCTCAACCGGGGGATGAGCCAACATGTATTGGTCGTGTACCGGCATGCTGTTGCCACTGTTTTTATAGCTCCTTTTGCCGTTGTGTTTGAtag GAAAGTAAGGCCAAAGATGACCTTCTCTGTTTTGACCAAGATTTTGTTACTTGGCCTATTAGA GCCTGTAATCGACCAGAACCTGTTCTATACCGGGATGAAGCTTACAACAGCAACTTTTACATCTGCCATGTGCAATGTTCTTCCTGCCTTTGCATTCATAATGGCTTGGATTTTCAG GCTTGAGAATATTAATTTTAGAAGCCTGCATAGCCTGGCAAAGATATTGGGGACCATAGTGACTGTGGGAGGAGCTATGCTTATGACTCTAATTAATGGACCGATGCTGAATCTTCCTTGGACAAGAAGAAACATTCATCAAGAATCTACAAGTGCCACAGATCATCAAGATCCCATAAAGGGTGCTCTCATGATTGGAGCTGGATGTTTCTGTTGGGCTGGTTTCGTCAATCTGCAA GCAATTACGCTAAAGTCTTACCCCGCTGAGCTCTCCCTAGCGGCTTGGATATGCTTGATGGGCACGGTTCAAGGCACCGTGGTGGCCCTAGGTTTCGAATGGGATAACCCTGCAGCTTGGTCCATACACTGGGATTCTAAGTTGTTAGCTGCTGTTTACAGT GGAATAATATGTTCAGGTGTCGCGTATTACGTTCAGGGATTGGTAATGAAGGAAAGGGGACCTGTTTTTGTGACTGCTTTTAGTCCTCTAAGCATGATTATTGTTGCTGTTATGAGCTCCTTCATGTTAGCTGAGATAATGTACTTGGGAAG AGTAATTGGAGCAATGGTCATTGTGATTGGCCTCTATATGGTTCTATGGGGTAAAAGTAAGGATCAGATTCCATCTGAATCAGAAAAAGATGACTTGGTTCCACCGGTTTAA